One window of Triticum dicoccoides isolate Atlit2015 ecotype Zavitan chromosome 5A, WEW_v2.0, whole genome shotgun sequence genomic DNA carries:
- the LOC119303270 gene encoding uncharacterized protein LOC119303270 produces MHLSLWKPLSQCAAMLMDKRHRPPRPPAAGAGAGSGGGRRLQESKLREALEEASEDGCLTKSRDAALLDDGDGGEDGAGSGSVSRSRSLARLNAQREFLRATAVAAERAFLSPGALPALADALATFLSMYPKYASSADVDRLRAGEYPHLDKACLDYCGFGLFSYLQSCSPVDSSVSFTLSEITANLSNHALYGAAEKGTAEHDIRSRIMDYLNIPESEYCLVFTVSRGSAFRLLAECYPFATNKKLLTMFDHESQSVNWMAQSARDKGAKAYTAWFKWPTLKICSTELRDQISTKKRRRKKDSATGLFVFPVQSRVTGAKYSYQWMALAQQNNWHVLLDAGALGPKDMDSLGLSLFRPDFIITSFYRVFGADPTGFGCLLIKKSVMSCLQSPNGGTGAGMVRILPVFPQYLSDSVDGFDGVQDGLEDDMIIPIEEESSTMNSHQASQLPAFSGAYSSAQVREVIEESELDQDSSDRDGASTIYEENESVSVGEVMKSPVFSEDEMSEGSFWVDLGNSPLGSDHSEQGKLGSPLPASWFSGRKNAKKTSPKVPSKLARSPVYDNHVVSFDAAVRSVSQELEHVKEIPEEDCSYNGKVSEDCSYTGKVSEIEECQDGHENKRFVKFSCDNGRTQGSSASVFGGYAANGNGSTSEICSENQVEAKDSAIRRETEGEFRLLGRREAPNSRFNGGRLFGVEEVERVPSMGRKVSFTMEDSRLCRNADAGETSGYAVGEEEEDDDAYSDYDDIQDGRREPEIICKHLDHVNMLGLSKTTLRLRYLINWLVTSLLQLRLPDSGDGDGVPLVYIYGPKIKYERGAAVAFNIKDCNTGTSLINPETVQKMAEKEGLNVGVGFLSHIRLMDNQKHGVADVGLSSSLCRPTSNGRHEKKNSKNAIVGIEVVTASLGFLTNFDDVYRLWAFVAKFLDSSFLEQERLSSIPEDAER; encoded by the coding sequence ATGCATCTCTCGCTGTGGAAGCCGCTGTCGCAGTGCGCGGCGATGCTCATGGACAAGCGCCACCGCCCGCCGCGCCCGCCGGCGGCGGGCGCCGGGGCCGggtccggcggcgggcggcggctgcaGGAGAGCAAGCTGCGGGAGGCGCTGGAGGAGGCCTCCGAGGACGGGTGCCTCACCAAGTCCCGCGACGCGGCGCTGCTCGACGACGGGGACGGCGGGGAGGACGGGGCCGGCTCCGGCTCCGTCAGCCGGTCGCGGTCGCTGGCGCGCCTCAACGCGCAGCGCGAGTTCCTGCGCGCCACGGCCGTGGCCGCGGAGCGCGCCTTCCTGTCGCCCGGCGCGCTCCCGGCGCTGGCCGACGCGCTCGCCACGTTCCTCTCCATGTACCCCAAGTACGCCTCGTCGGCGGACGTCGACCGCCTCCGCGCCGGCGAGTACCCGCACCTCGACAAGGCCTGCCTCGACTACTGCGGCTTCGGcctcttctcctacctccagagctGCAGCCCCGTCGACTCCTCCGTCTCCTTCACGCTCTCCGAGATCACCGCCAACCTCAGCAACCACGCGCTCTACGGCGCCGCCGAGAAGGGCACCGCGGAACACGACATCCGGAGCCGCATCATGGACTACCTCAACATCCCGGAGTCGGAGTACTGCCTCGTCTTCACCGTCAGCCGCGGCTCCGCCTTCCGGCTGCTCGCCGAGTGCTACCCCTTCGCCACCAACAAGAAGCTGCTCACCATGTTCGACCACGAGTCCCAGTCCGTCAACTGGATGGCTCAGTCCGCCAGGGACAAGGGGGCCAAGGCCTACACCGCCTGGTTCAAGTGGCCCACCCTCAAGATCTGCTCCACCGAGCTCCGAGACCAGATATCCACCAAGAAGCGCCGACGCAAGAAGGACTCTGCCACTGGCTTATTCGTGTTCCCGGTGCAGTCCAGGGTCACCGGCGCAAAGTACTCATATCAGTGGATGGCATTGGCGCAGCAGAATAACTGGCATGTTCTGCTGGACGCCGGTGCATTGGGGCCTAAGGACATGGACTCGCTTGGCTTGTCGTTGTTCCGGCCGGATTTCATCATCACATCATTCTATAGGGTGTTTGGAGCTGATCCTACGGGGTTTGGCTGCTTGCTCATCAAGAAGTCAGTGATGTCTTGCTTGCAGAGCCCGAATGGCGGGACGGGGGCAGGGATGGTGCGGATTCTGCCGGTCTTCCCGCAGTATCTTAGTGATTCGGTCGATGGGTTCGATGGTGTCCAGGATGGCCTTGAGGATGATATGATCATTCCAATCGAGGAGGAGTCGTCAACGATGAACAGTCACCAAGCATCTCAATTACCTGCGTTCTCGGGCGCGTATTCCTCGGCTCAGGTGAGGGAGGTGATTGAGGAGAGCGAATTGGACCAGGACAGCTCAGATAGAGATGGTGCCAGCACGATTTACGAGGAGAATGAGAGTGTGTCCGTTGGGGAGGTGATGAAGAGCCCAGTATTCAGCGAGGATGAAATGTCAGAGGGCTCTTTCTGGGTTGATCTGGGCAATAGTCCACTTGGTTCAGACCATTCAGAACAGGGGAAGTTGGGATCTCCATTGCCTGCATCCTGGTTTTCTGGTAGGAAGAATGCAAAGAAGACATCACCAAAGGTGCCGTCCAAACTGGCAAGGAGCCCTGTTTATGACAACCATGTCGTGTCCTTTGATGCGGCTGTGAGGTCAGTATCTCAAGAGCTAGAGCATGTGAAGGAAATTCCAGAGGAAGATTGTTCATATAATGGCAAGGTCAGTGAAGATTGTTCATATACCGGCAAGGTCAGCGAAATTGAAGAATGTCAGGATGGTCATGAAAATAAGAGGTTTGTAAAATTCTCTTGTGacaatggccgcacacaaggaagttCGGCGTCCGTTTTTGGGGGTTATGCTGCAAATGGGAATGGCTCCACTTCGGAGATTTGCTCAGAAAACCAGGTTGAAGCTAAAGACAGTGCCATCAGAAGGGAAACAGAGGGTGAGTTCCGTCTACTGGGAAGGAGGGAGGCACCCAATAGCAGATTCAATGGTGGCAGGCTCTTTGGAGTGGAAGAAGTGGAACGAGTGCCAAGTATGGGGCGCAAGGTATCATTCACCATGGAGGATAGTAGGCTGTGTCGCAATGCTGATGCTGGGGAGACATCTGGATATGCagtgggagaagaagaagaagatgatgatgcatACAGCGACTACGATGATATTCAGGATGGCAGGCGAGAACCTGAAATCATCTGTAAGCACCTTGATCATGTGAACATGCTGGGTCTTAGTAAGACAACGCTAAGGTTGCGATACCTGATCAATTGGTTAGTGACCTCGCTACTGCAGCTTCGGTTGCCTGATTCTGGAGACGGTGATGGGGTTCCCCTTGTCTATATCTATGGCCCGAAGATAAAATATGAACGAGGAGCAGCAGTTGCGTTCAATATAAAGGACTGCAACACCGGAACTTCACTGATCAATCCTGAAACTGTACAGAAGATGGCAGAGAAAGAAGGCCTCAATGTTGGCGTCGGTTTTCTGAGTCATATACGCCTCATGGACAACCAGAAACATGGGGTGGCTGATGTGGGCCTCAGCTCTTCCCTGTGTCGGCCTACGTCAAACGGCCGACATGAGAAGAAAAATAGCAAAAATGCCATTGTTGGGATCGAAGTCGTCACTGCTTCTCTTGGGTTCCTTACAAACTTTGACGATGTCTACAGGTTATGGGCATTTGTTGCAAAATTTCTGGACTCATCGTTTCTTGAACAGGAGAGGCTGTCATCGATCCCTGAGGACGCAGAACGATAG